A genome region from Halorussus pelagicus includes the following:
- the pdhA gene encoding pyruvate dehydrogenase (acetyl-transferring) E1 component subunit alpha: MDTMAIQAPDVTRVVAPDGTVNEGTDPELSESAVIDLYRLQVLARTFDEKAVALHRQGRIGTYAPLQGQEAAQVGAAYALADDDYCFPTYRDHAIYLTRGLALEDVLVHLLGKGNYVDREDPATLRTFPPTIPIATQLPHAVGVSMAADYRGDDCAALVSFGDGATSEGDFHEGMNFAGVFETPTVFFCQNNQWAISMPRERQTASATIAQKAQAYGFEGVRVDGNDVLAVYTAVEDALDAAKSGEGPRLIEAVTYRRGAHTTTDDPSKYRDDEEVEKWRQKDPVERTREFLEDAHGWSATDEEKLREWADQRVAEAVAEVETRTGLDVDAIFEHVYAETPERLRRQRERVVDNPEVER, encoded by the coding sequence ATGGATACTATGGCAATACAGGCACCCGACGTGACCCGCGTCGTCGCTCCGGACGGCACCGTCAACGAAGGCACCGACCCCGAACTCTCGGAGTCGGCCGTAATCGACCTCTACCGGCTACAGGTACTCGCCCGGACGTTCGACGAGAAAGCGGTCGCGCTCCACCGACAGGGCCGCATCGGCACCTACGCACCGCTTCAGGGCCAAGAGGCCGCGCAGGTCGGCGCGGCGTACGCCCTCGCGGACGACGACTACTGTTTCCCGACGTACCGTGACCACGCAATCTACCTGACTCGCGGACTCGCGCTCGAAGACGTATTGGTCCACCTGCTCGGGAAGGGCAACTACGTGGACCGCGAGGACCCCGCTACGCTCCGGACGTTCCCACCGACCATCCCCATCGCCACCCAACTCCCTCACGCCGTCGGTGTGAGCATGGCGGCGGACTATCGAGGTGACGACTGTGCCGCGCTCGTCAGTTTCGGGGACGGCGCGACCAGCGAAGGCGACTTTCACGAGGGGATGAACTTCGCAGGCGTCTTCGAGACGCCGACGGTCTTTTTCTGCCAGAACAACCAGTGGGCGATTTCGATGCCGCGCGAGCGCCAGACCGCCTCCGCGACCATCGCCCAGAAAGCACAGGCCTACGGCTTCGAGGGCGTCCGCGTGGACGGCAACGACGTGCTGGCGGTGTACACCGCGGTCGAGGACGCCCTCGACGCCGCGAAGTCCGGGGAGGGACCGCGCCTCATCGAGGCAGTCACGTACCGGCGGGGTGCCCACACGACCACCGACGACCCCTCGAAGTACCGCGACGACGAAGAAGTCGAAAAATGGCGACAGAAGGACCCCGTCGAGCGCACCCGCGAGTTCTTAGAAGACGCTCACGGCTGGTCGGCGACCGACGAGGAGAAACTCCGAGAGTGGGCCGACCAGCGCGTCGCGGAGGCCGTCGCCGAAGTCGAGACCCGCACCGGTCTCGACGTGGACGCCATCTTCGAACACGTCTACGCCGAAACGCCGGAGCGACTTCGGCGTCAGCGCGAGCGCGTCGTGGATAATCCGGAAGTCGAACGGTAG